In a single window of the Renibacterium salmoninarum ATCC 33209 genome:
- the purE gene encoding 5-(carboxyamino)imidazole ribonucleotide mutase yields MGQIEQANSAALVGLVMGSDSDWPVMEAAAAALDEFGIPFEADVVSAHRMPLEMIEYGRLAQERGLRVIIAGAGGAAHLPGMLASVTTLPVIGVPVPLKTLDGMDSLLSIVQMPTGVPVATVSIGGARNAGLLAVRILASGRDALAQRLQPKLADFALDLNQQATAKGAALRGRVAQASPSARSAAEGTE; encoded by the coding sequence ATGGGCCAGATTGAGCAGGCCAATTCGGCAGCTTTGGTAGGACTCGTTATGGGTTCAGATTCAGATTGGCCGGTGATGGAAGCAGCGGCAGCGGCGTTAGATGAGTTTGGGATTCCCTTTGAAGCTGACGTCGTCTCAGCTCACCGAATGCCGTTAGAAATGATCGAATACGGCCGTTTAGCGCAAGAACGGGGGTTGCGAGTGATCATCGCAGGTGCAGGTGGGGCGGCTCACCTGCCCGGGATGCTTGCCTCTGTGACTACTTTGCCCGTCATTGGGGTACCGGTGCCGTTGAAAACCTTAGATGGTATGGATTCACTGCTATCAATCGTGCAGATGCCGACCGGAGTGCCAGTTGCCACTGTATCGATCGGTGGTGCCAGGAACGCGGGTCTGCTTGCGGTCCGAATTTTAGCTAGCGGACGAGACGCACTTGCTCAGCGCTTGCAGCCGAAATTAGCTGATTTCGCCCTGGATCTGAACCAGCAGGCAACTGCAAAGGGCGCCGCTTTACGGGGACGGGTTGCGCAAGCATCTCCGTCCGCTAGGTCCGCGGCGGAAGGTACCGAATGA
- a CDS encoding LCP family protein yields the protein MSFSSPGVNKSSKRPPVLTNPVRYPQSANAPMRAKRAFLLLILSLFIPGSAQVVAGNRNLGRLALRVTFTVWTLVIVAIILALTNRALVFSILTNPFGSLLLIAILALLAIGWAYVFVDNLRVIRPVLLAPGMRIVVAGAVAVLMVVTSGSLGYAVWLVNSGRSAIGNIFSASGPDMSPVDGRYNFLVMGGDAGADREGRRPDSIIVLSIDAQSGKTVTISIPRNLQNAQFSPNSPMRSVYPNGYDCGNDCIINSLYTEVAQKYQKLYPGKKDPGAQAMMDASGGTLGLTIQGYVLIDMDGFSELVDALGGVKINAGGWVPISGAATDDNGGHLPPEGWIAPGLQTLNGKQALWYARSRQWVTDYARSQRQQCIQQAILKQMNPATVLTKFNDIANAGAQVIESDLPQQQLGSFLDLAIKAKNFPLDRLTIGPPDFDTNFPTYPDFPALQKRVKDLIGGKAAESVSSDVNAPPAAPDPGSAQPTAQQPPAQQTPAGPTLTEDYLQRLAKAGAEDTLVSLLSNNGNCSPG from the coding sequence ATGAGTTTTTCCTCACCAGGAGTCAACAAGAGCTCCAAACGCCCGCCGGTACTGACTAATCCGGTTCGCTACCCGCAATCGGCCAACGCTCCGATGCGTGCCAAGCGGGCATTTTTACTCTTGATATTGAGTCTGTTTATTCCGGGCAGTGCTCAAGTTGTTGCCGGAAACCGAAACCTCGGTCGGCTCGCCCTGCGCGTGACCTTCACGGTATGGACGTTGGTCATAGTGGCCATCATCCTTGCCTTGACCAATCGCGCGCTGGTTTTTAGCATTCTGACCAACCCCTTTGGCTCGCTATTGCTGATCGCCATTTTGGCGCTCCTTGCCATTGGCTGGGCTTACGTCTTTGTCGATAATCTTCGGGTCATTCGACCGGTGCTTCTTGCCCCCGGTATGCGGATCGTTGTCGCGGGCGCCGTCGCGGTCCTCATGGTGGTAACTTCTGGCAGCCTGGGCTACGCCGTCTGGCTGGTGAATTCTGGTCGAAGCGCAATTGGCAATATCTTCTCGGCCTCGGGCCCAGATATGTCTCCGGTTGATGGCCGTTACAACTTCCTCGTGATGGGCGGCGACGCTGGCGCGGATCGCGAAGGTCGCCGTCCAGACAGCATCATCGTGCTGAGCATAGATGCGCAAAGCGGCAAGACCGTAACCATCTCGATTCCGCGAAATCTACAAAATGCGCAGTTCAGCCCCAATTCCCCCATGCGTTCGGTCTACCCGAATGGCTACGACTGCGGAAATGACTGCATCATTAACTCGCTCTACACCGAGGTCGCACAGAAATATCAAAAACTCTATCCGGGTAAAAAAGATCCTGGTGCCCAGGCCATGATGGATGCGTCTGGCGGCACTCTTGGCCTCACCATTCAGGGTTATGTACTGATTGATATGGACGGGTTCTCGGAACTTGTTGACGCGCTGGGTGGCGTCAAAATTAACGCCGGTGGTTGGGTGCCAATCAGCGGCGCGGCAACAGATGACAACGGCGGCCATTTGCCGCCAGAAGGTTGGATTGCGCCGGGATTACAAACACTCAATGGCAAGCAAGCGCTCTGGTACGCCAGGTCTCGACAATGGGTAACTGATTACGCACGAAGCCAACGTCAACAATGCATTCAGCAAGCAATTCTGAAGCAAATGAACCCGGCAACCGTGTTGACTAAGTTCAACGACATTGCAAATGCTGGCGCTCAAGTGATCGAGTCAGATCTGCCCCAGCAACAACTGGGTAGCTTCTTGGACCTTGCGATCAAAGCCAAGAACTTCCCGCTCGATCGCCTGACAATTGGCCCGCCTGACTTCGACACTAATTTCCCGACCTACCCGGATTTCCCGGCGTTGCAGAAGCGAGTAAAAGACTTGATCGGGGGCAAAGCCGCTGAATCCGTTTCTAGCGACGTCAATGCACCACCGGCCGCACCTGATCCCGGATCAGCGCAACCTACGGCACAGCAGCCGCCAGCGCAGCAGACCCCTGCCGGGCCAACCTTGACGGAAGATTATCTACAACGTCTAGCTAAAGCGGGAGCCGAAGACACCCTGGTCTCGCTGCTGTCTAATAATGGCAATTGCTCACCCGGATAG